Proteins encoded together in one Variovorax paradoxus EPS window:
- the rplJ gene encoding 50S ribosomal protein L10, whose protein sequence is MSLNRSEKEAVISDVTSLAAKAQTLVMAEYRGITVADMTKLRSEARSKGVTLSVLKNTLARRAVAGSAFEVVGDQMTGPLIYGFSEDAVAAAKVVADFAKTNDKLVIRGGAFGGKALDVNGVKQLASIPSKEVLLSQLLGLMQSPVSRTARVLAALAAKRGEGEAAPVAEAPAEAQAA, encoded by the coding sequence TTGAGTCTGAATCGCAGTGAGAAAGAAGCGGTCATCAGTGATGTGACCAGCCTCGCCGCTAAAGCTCAAACGCTCGTGATGGCGGAATACCGTGGCATCACGGTTGCCGATATGACCAAACTGCGCAGCGAAGCTCGCAGCAAGGGTGTGACCCTCAGCGTGTTGAAGAACACGCTGGCACGCCGTGCTGTCGCTGGTAGCGCATTCGAAGTCGTCGGTGACCAGATGACCGGTCCGCTGATCTACGGCTTTTCCGAAGACGCAGTGGCCGCCGCCAAGGTGGTGGCCGACTTCGCGAAGACCAACGACAAGTTGGTGATTCGCGGTGGCGCGTTTGGCGGCAAGGCCCTGGACGTCAACGGCGTGAAGCAACTGGCCAGCATCCCTTCCAAGGAAGTGCTGCTGTCCCAATTGCTGGGCTTGATGCAATCCCCCGTTTCCCGTACGGCACGCGTTCTCGCGGCGCTGGCTGCGAAGCGTGGCGAAGGCGAAGCTGCACCCGTCGCCGAAGCACCGGCAGAAGCGCAGGCTGCTTAA
- the rpoB gene encoding DNA-directed RNA polymerase subunit beta, producing the protein MAQSSAYSYTERKRIRKSFGNRDSVVEIPYLLQMQKDAYTAFLQAGIAPKQRTVEGLQAAFDAAFPIVSHNGFVEMKFLEYNLAKPAFDVRECQTRGLTFASAVRAKVQLIIYDRESSTSQSKVVKEVKEQEVYMGEVPLMTEKGSFIINGTERVIVSQLHRSPGVFFEHDKGKTHSSGKLLFSARVIPYRGSWLDFEFDPKDMLYFRVDRRRKMPVTILLKAIGLNPESILANFFVNDNFRLMDSGAQMEFVSERLRGEVARFDITDKSGKVVVAKDKRVTARHTRELEQSGTTHISVPEDFLVGRVIARNIVDADSGEILAKANDELTEALLKKLRTAGVQDIQVIYTNELDQGAYISQTLRIDETVDEFAARVAIYRMMRPGEPPTEDAVQALFQRLFYNPDTYDLSRVGRMKFNAKVGRDESTGPMVLTNEDILAVVKILVDLRNGNGEVDDIDHLGNRRVRCVGELAENQYRTGLARIEKAVKERLGQAEQEPLMPHDLINSKPISAALKEFFGASQLSQFMDQTNPLSEITHKRRVSALGPGGLTRERAGFEVRDVHVTHYGRVCPIETPEGPNIGLINSLALYARLNEYGFIETPYRRVVDSKVTNEIDYLSAIEEGKYVIAQANAALDKDGVLTGDLVSAREAGESILVGAERIQYMDVSPAQIVSVAASLVPFLEHDDANRALMGANMQRQAVPVLRPEKPMVGTGIERVSAVDSGTVVTASRGGIVDYVDATRVVVRVNDAEAAAGEVGVDIYNLIKYQRSNQNTNIHQRPIVKRGDKIAKGDVIADGASTDLGELALGQNMLIAFMPWNGYNFEDSILISERVVAEDRYTSIHIEELVVMARDTKLGAEEITRDIPNLAEQQLNRLDESGIIYVGAEVQPGDTLVGKVTPKGETTLTPEEKLLRAIFGEKASDVKDTSLRVDQGSQGTVIDVQVFTREGITRDKRAQQIIDDELKRFRLDLNDQLRIVEADAFDRIEKLLTGKVANGGPNKLAKGTKLDKAYLSSVEKFHWFDIRPAEDEVATQLESIKNSLEQTRHSFDLAFEEKRKKLTQGDELPAGVLKMVKVYLAVKRRLQPGDKMAGRHGNKGVVSKIVPVEDMPHMADGTPCDICLNPLGVPSRMNVGQVLEVHLGWAGKGIGQRIGDMLQQEAKVAEVRKFMEQLYNGSGRPEDLSQLSDTDVLAMAANLQSGATFATPVFDGASEEEIRGMLKLAYPDDIAKLKGLTDTRTQAYLYDGRSGDQFERPVTVGYMHFLKLHHLVDDKMHARSTGPYSLVTQQPLGGKAQFGGQRFGEMEVWALEAYGAAYVLQEMLTVKSDDVQGRTKVYESIVKGEHSIEAGMPESFNVLVKEIRSLGLDIELERS; encoded by the coding sequence ATGGCCCAATCGTCCGCGTACAGTTACACCGAACGCAAGCGCATCCGAAAAAGTTTCGGTAACCGCGACAGCGTCGTCGAAATCCCCTACCTGCTGCAGATGCAGAAAGACGCGTACACCGCGTTCCTGCAAGCCGGCATCGCCCCCAAACAACGCACCGTCGAAGGCCTGCAGGCCGCGTTCGACGCCGCGTTCCCGATCGTCTCGCACAACGGTTTTGTCGAGATGAAGTTCCTCGAGTACAACCTCGCGAAGCCGGCTTTCGACGTGCGTGAGTGCCAGACCCGCGGTCTGACCTTCGCCTCGGCCGTGCGCGCCAAGGTCCAGCTCATCATCTATGACCGCGAGTCGTCGACGTCGCAGTCCAAGGTGGTCAAGGAAGTGAAGGAACAAGAGGTCTACATGGGCGAAGTGCCGCTCATGACCGAAAAGGGTTCGTTCATCATCAACGGCACCGAGCGCGTGATCGTGTCGCAGCTGCACCGTTCGCCCGGCGTGTTCTTCGAACACGACAAGGGCAAGACGCACAGCTCGGGCAAGCTCCTGTTCTCGGCCCGCGTGATTCCTTACCGCGGTTCGTGGCTCGACTTCGAATTCGATCCGAAGGACATGCTGTACTTCCGCGTGGACCGTCGCCGCAAGATGCCGGTCACCATCCTGCTGAAGGCCATCGGCCTGAACCCGGAATCGATCCTCGCGAACTTCTTCGTGAACGACAACTTCCGCCTGATGGACAGCGGCGCGCAGATGGAGTTCGTCTCCGAGCGCCTGCGCGGCGAAGTCGCGCGCTTCGACATCACCGACAAGTCGGGCAAGGTCGTGGTTGCCAAGGACAAGCGCGTCACCGCGCGCCACACGCGCGAACTGGAGCAGTCGGGCACCACGCACATCAGCGTGCCGGAAGACTTCCTGGTCGGCCGCGTGATCGCCCGCAACATCGTGGACGCCGACTCGGGTGAAATCCTGGCCAAGGCCAACGACGAACTGACCGAAGCGCTGCTCAAGAAGCTGCGCACGGCCGGCGTGCAGGACATCCAGGTCATCTACACGAACGAACTGGACCAGGGCGCGTACATCTCGCAGACCCTGCGCATCGACGAAACGGTCGACGAGTTCGCAGCCCGCGTGGCCATCTACCGCATGATGCGCCCCGGCGAGCCGCCGACGGAAGACGCGGTGCAGGCTCTCTTCCAGCGCCTGTTCTACAACCCGGACACGTACGACCTGTCGCGCGTGGGCCGCATGAAGTTCAACGCCAAGGTCGGCCGCGACGAATCCACCGGCCCGATGGTGCTGACCAACGAAGACATCCTGGCCGTGGTCAAGATCCTCGTTGACCTGCGCAACGGCAACGGCGAAGTCGACGACATCGACCACCTGGGCAACCGCCGCGTGCGTTGCGTCGGCGAACTCGCCGAGAACCAGTACCGCACCGGCCTGGCACGTATCGAGAAGGCCGTGAAGGAACGTCTGGGTCAAGCGGAACAAGAGCCGCTGATGCCGCACGACCTGATCAACAGCAAGCCGATCTCGGCCGCGCTGAAGGAATTCTTCGGTGCCTCGCAGCTGTCGCAGTTCATGGACCAGACGAACCCGCTGTCGGAAATCACCCACAAGCGCCGCGTGTCGGCCCTTGGCCCGGGTGGTCTGACGCGTGAACGTGCAGGCTTCGAAGTGCGCGACGTGCACGTGACCCATTACGGCCGCGTCTGCCCGATCGAAACGCCCGAAGGCCCGAACATCGGCCTGATCAACTCGCTGGCCCTGTACGCCCGCCTGAACGAATACGGCTTCATCGAGACGCCGTACCGCCGCGTGGTCGACAGCAAGGTCACCAACGAGATCGACTACCTGTCGGCCATCGAAGAAGGCAAGTACGTCATCGCCCAGGCCAATGCGGCCCTGGACAAGGACGGCGTGCTGACCGGCGACCTGGTTTCGGCACGTGAAGCCGGTGAATCGATCCTGGTCGGTGCCGAGCGCATCCAGTACATGGACGTGTCGCCCGCGCAGATCGTGTCGGTGGCTGCCTCGCTCGTGCCGTTCCTGGAGCACGACGATGCGAACCGCGCGCTGATGGGTGCCAACATGCAGCGTCAGGCCGTGCCCGTGCTGCGCCCCGAAAAGCCGATGGTCGGTACCGGTATCGAGCGCGTTTCCGCGGTCGACTCGGGCACCGTGGTCACGGCTTCGCGCGGCGGTATCGTCGACTACGTCGATGCGACCCGCGTGGTGGTGCGCGTGAACGACGCCGAAGCGGCAGCCGGTGAAGTCGGTGTGGACATCTACAACCTGATCAAGTATCAGCGTTCGAACCAGAACACCAACATCCACCAGCGTCCGATCGTCAAGCGCGGCGACAAGATCGCCAAGGGCGACGTGATCGCCGACGGCGCATCGACCGATCTGGGTGAGCTGGCTCTCGGCCAGAACATGCTGATCGCGTTCATGCCCTGGAACGGCTACAACTTCGAAGACTCGATCCTGATCTCCGAACGCGTCGTCGCCGAAGACCGCTACACCTCGATCCACATCGAGGAACTGGTGGTGATGGCTCGCGACACGAAGCTGGGCGCGGAAGAAATCACGCGCGACATCCCGAACCTGGCAGAGCAGCAGCTCAACCGCCTCGACGAATCCGGCATCATTTATGTCGGCGCCGAAGTGCAGCCGGGCGACACGCTGGTGGGCAAGGTCACGCCGAAGGGCGAGACCACGCTGACGCCGGAAGAGAAGCTGCTTCGCGCCATCTTCGGCGAGAAGGCTTCCGACGTGAAGGACACCTCGCTGCGTGTGGATCAGGGCTCGCAAGGCACTGTGATCGACGTGCAGGTGTTCACCCGCGAAGGCATCACGCGCGACAAGCGCGCCCAGCAGATCATCGACGACGAGCTCAAGCGCTTCCGCCTTGATTTGAACGACCAGCTTCGCATCGTCGAAGCCGACGCGTTCGACCGTATCGAGAAGCTCCTGACCGGCAAGGTCGCCAACGGCGGCCCGAACAAGCTGGCCAAGGGCACCAAGCTCGACAAAGCCTACCTGTCGTCGGTCGAGAAGTTCCACTGGTTCGACATCCGCCCGGCGGAAGACGAAGTGGCGACGCAGCTCGAATCGATCAAGAACTCGCTGGAGCAAACGCGCCACAGCTTCGACCTCGCGTTCGAAGAAAAGCGCAAGAAGCTCACGCAGGGCGACGAGCTGCCCGCGGGCGTGCTCAAGATGGTCAAGGTCTACCTGGCCGTCAAGCGCCGCCTGCAACCCGGCGACAAGATGGCCGGCCGCCACGGCAACAAGGGTGTGGTGTCCAAGATCGTTCCGGTCGAAGACATGCCCCACATGGCCGACGGCACGCCGTGCGACATCTGCCTGAACCCGCTGGGCGTGCCTTCGCGGATGAACGTGGGTCAGGTGCTCGAAGTGCATCTGGGCTGGGCCGGCAAGGGCATCGGCCAACGCATTGGCGACATGCTGCAGCAGGAGGCCAAGGTGGCTGAAGTGCGCAAGTTCATGGAGCAGCTGTACAACGGCTCGGGCCGTCCGGAAGACCTCTCCCAGCTCAGCGATACCGACGTGCTCGCCATGGCGGCCAACCTGCAAAGCGGCGCGACCTTCGCCACGCCGGTGTTCGACGGCGCCTCGGAAGAAGAAATCCGCGGCATGCTGAAGCTCGCCTACCCGGACGACATCGCCAAGCTCAAGGGCCTGACCGATACGCGCACGCAGGCCTACCTGTACGACGGCCGCTCCGGCGACCAGTTCGAGCGTCCCGTCACCGTGGGCTACATGCACTTCTTGAAGCTGCACCACTTGGTGGACGACAAGATGCACGCCCGCTCGACCGGCCCGTACTCGCTCGTCACGCAGCAACCGCTGGGCGGCAAGGCACAGTTCGGCGGCCAGCGTTTCGGGGAAATGGAAGTGTGGGCGCTGGAAGCTTACGGCGCTGCCTACGTCCTGCAGGAAATGCTGACCGTGAAGTCCGACGACGTGCAAGGCCGTACCAAGGTGTACGAAAGCATCGTCAAGGGCGAGCATTCGATCGAAGCCGGCATGCCGGAATCGTTCAACGTGCTGGTCAAGGAAATTCGTTCGCTGGGGCTCGACATCGAGCTCGAGCGTTCTTAA
- the rplL gene encoding 50S ribosomal protein L7/L12 encodes MAFDKDAFLTALDSMTVLELNDLVKAIEEKFGVSAAAMAAPAGAGGGAAAAAVEEQTEFNVVLADVGANKVSVIKAVREITGLGLKEAKDLVEAAPKAVKEALSKADAEAAKKKLEEAGAKVELK; translated from the coding sequence ATGGCATTCGATAAAGACGCATTTCTGACCGCGCTCGACAGCATGACGGTCCTGGAACTCAACGACCTGGTCAAGGCCATCGAAGAGAAGTTCGGCGTGAGCGCCGCAGCAATGGCCGCTCCGGCTGGCGCTGGTGGCGGTGCCGCTGCTGCTGCAGTGGAAGAGCAGACCGAATTCAACGTCGTGCTGGCCGATGTCGGCGCGAACAAGGTGTCGGTCATCAAGGCCGTGCGCGAAATCACCGGCCTGGGCCTCAAGGAAGCCAAGGACCTGGTGGAAGCCGCTCCCAAGGCTGTCAAGGAAGCCCTGTCCAAGGCTGACGCTGAAGCCGCCAAGAAGAAGCTGGAAGAAGCCGGCGCCAAGGTGGAACTGAAGTAA